A window of Scomber scombrus chromosome 23, fScoSco1.1, whole genome shotgun sequence contains these coding sequences:
- the LOC134006133 gene encoding lysozyme g-like → MPGTILANENKIYIIDEFSPLKAGLSWCFLWMLAAFVFVGCVFLVFVVDPLTPKKLRSTLQSWYQALLSIKQRREQEQGLPLVGNNSYTDYGDISRVDTTGASEDTIKANKLPGERLTGVEASHMMAERDLEEMLKYKSIIKEVGETLHIHPALIAGIISRQSQAGTRLDLNGYGLSDPNCFGLMQINRHYHAVKGEPCSKDHVDQGVTFLIQLIKTMLRTKPLWSPEQQLKGALACYIAGEDKVIPLERYEDLDSVTPYRDFSNDVVARAQWFASRQHF, encoded by the exons ATGCCTGGAACAATCCTGGCCAACGAGAACAAGATTTATATcatag atgagTTCAGTCCTCTGAAGGCGGGACTCAGCTGGTGTTTCCTCTGGATGCTGGCAGCATTTGTGTTTGTCGGTTGTGTCTTCCTCGTCTTTGTTGTTGACCCGTTGACACCGAAGAAGCTGCGATCAACGCTGCAGAGTTGGTATCAGGCATTGCTTTCCATCAAGCAGAGAAGAGAACAAGAACAAg GCCTACCTCTTGTAG gtaACAACAGCTACACAG ATTACGGGGACATCAGCAGGGTCGACACAACGGGAGCCtctgaagacacaataaaagcaaacaaGCTGCCAG GTGAACGTCTGACCGGAGTTGAAGCCTCCCACATGATGGCAGAGAGAGACCTGGAGGAGATGCTGAAGTACAAAAGTATAATCAAAGAAGTAGGAGAGAC ACTCCACATCCACCCGGCCCTGATTGCTGGCATCATCTCCAGACAGTCTCAGGCTGGAACCAGACTAGATCTAAACGGCTACGGGTTGTCTGACCCGAACTGCTTCGGCCTCATGCAG ATCAATCGTCATTACCACGCAGTGAAAGGAGAGCCGTGTAGCAAGGACCACGTTGACCAAGGCGTCACCTTCCTGATCCAGCTCATCAAGACCATGTTGAGGACGAAGCCGCTCTGGAGCCCAGAACAGCAACTCAAAG gAGCGTTGGCGTGTTACATAGCAGGCGAGGACAAAGTCATTCCTCTGGAGAGATACGAAGACTTGGACAGCGTGACGCCATACCGCGACTTCTCCAACGATGTGGTGGCCAGAGCACAGTGGTTCGCCAGCAGACAACACTTCTGA